The Longimicrobiales bacterium genome includes a region encoding these proteins:
- the nuoB gene encoding NADH-quinone oxidoreductase subunit NuoB produces MGVTERNMLPTLPGTGGEASILTTRLDAVVNWARTNSLWPMPFGTACCAIEMMASFATKYDMARFGMERMSFSPRQADMLICAGRLPYKMAPVLRRIWDQMPQPKWSISMGACASTGGVFDAYSMVQGIDTIIPVDIYVPGCPPRPEGLIYGILLLQEKIKGEALSNQSLREEDAARTGKQNLPADVIDQIAVPYGNSTNQNKVSGLVSTTAVARPADRQP; encoded by the coding sequence GTGGGAGTAACAGAGCGCAACATGCTGCCGACGCTGCCTGGTACGGGCGGCGAGGCATCGATATTGACGACGCGTCTGGACGCGGTGGTGAACTGGGCGCGGACGAATTCGCTGTGGCCGATGCCGTTCGGCACGGCGTGCTGTGCGATCGAGATGATGGCGTCGTTCGCGACGAAGTATGACATGGCGCGTTTCGGGATGGAGCGCATGTCGTTTTCGCCGCGGCAGGCGGACATGCTGATCTGTGCGGGGCGGCTGCCGTACAAGATGGCGCCGGTACTGAGGCGGATCTGGGATCAGATGCCGCAGCCGAAGTGGTCGATCTCGATGGGTGCATGCGCGTCGACGGGCGGAGTGTTCGATGCGTACTCGATGGTTCAGGGGATCGACACGATCATCCCGGTCGACATCTATGTGCCCGGCTGCCCGCCGCGGCCGGAGGGTCTGATCTACGGGATCCTGCTGCTCCAGGAGAAGATCAAGGGTGAGGCGCTGTCGAACCAGTCGCTGCGCGAGGAGGATGCCGCCCGGACGGGGAAGCAGAATCTGCCGGCGGATGTGATCGACCAGATCGCCGTGCCATACGGCAATTCGACGAACCAGAACAAGGTGAGCGGGCTGGTTTCGACGACGGCGGTGGCGCGTCCCGCGGACCGGCAGCCGTAG
- a CDS encoding NADH-quinone oxidoreductase subunit C, protein MKDRDFDEALSGLETGAEAAEESGAPRGEPADASSHPSVAALRARYGDAVLHHTVFAGDEHVVYVAPERVRALLRWLRDDEAQRYDMLIDLTAVDYGGGRPLEVVYQLWSTTERRQLRLKATLPLTALEIDSVVEIWHSADWLEREVWDLFGIHFRGHPDLRRIMMPDNYAEGHPLRKDFPLRGRFTRAEQTRRALSMAVEDFYTPDELTVAGGVIPGGEKARQPEPGASQGAGKAAAETVAGTTDRPNDPDDWAPGASGSAAGGTPGPKGASS, encoded by the coding sequence ATGAAGGACCGGGATTTCGACGAGGCGCTGAGCGGTCTCGAAACAGGGGCGGAGGCAGCGGAAGAGTCGGGTGCACCGCGCGGCGAGCCGGCGGACGCCTCATCGCATCCGAGTGTGGCTGCGCTGCGGGCGCGCTATGGTGACGCCGTGCTGCATCACACGGTGTTCGCGGGTGACGAGCACGTGGTGTACGTGGCTCCTGAGCGCGTGCGCGCGTTGCTGCGGTGGCTGCGTGATGACGAGGCGCAACGCTACGACATGCTGATCGATCTGACCGCCGTGGACTATGGCGGCGGCCGTCCGCTCGAGGTGGTATACCAGCTCTGGTCCACGACCGAACGCAGGCAGCTGCGGCTGAAGGCCACACTGCCGCTGACCGCGCTGGAGATCGATTCCGTCGTGGAGATCTGGCACTCGGCCGACTGGCTCGAGCGCGAAGTGTGGGACCTCTTCGGCATACATTTCCGCGGCCATCCGGACCTGCGCCGCATCATGATGCCCGACAACTATGCCGAAGGCCACCCGCTGCGGAAGGACTTCCCGCTGCGTGGCCGGTTCACTCGTGCGGAGCAGACCCGGCGCGCCCTGTCGATGGCCGTCGAGGACTTCTATACGCCTGACGAGCTGACCGTAGCGGGCGGTGTGATTCCGGGCGGCGAAAAGGCGCGCCAGCCCGAACCGGGTGCGTCGCAGGGCGCGGGTAAGGCAGCCGCGGAGACCGTAGCGGGCACGACGGACCGTCCGAACGATCCGGACGACTGGGCGCCGGGTGCATCGGGGTCGGC